In the genome of Pseudarthrobacter sp. IC2-21, one region contains:
- a CDS encoding acyl-CoA thioesterase has product MTEAETGLLAPPSGDPTSMLIQLLDLGELEGARTDEDIFLGPSSQPQPRERVFGGQVLAQSLIAGMRTVDADRFVHSMHGYFLRPGDANKPITFGVQRLRDGRSFSARRVHAYQDGLPILSMIASFQDLDEGLDHESQMPAGIPDPESLPSTAELLGKFDHPVAQHWAYERPFDIRHVDPPIYVSAKGQHEARNAVWMKTFGPMPDDANLHRAALAYASDYTLLESVLRRHGLSWITPGMSVASLDHAMWWHRPARVDEWLLYVQESPSAQGARGLATGKIFNRAGQHVASVAQEGMIRVPTDLKDKVVGAVQSKLLQHQIRKAVRD; this is encoded by the coding sequence ATGACTGAAGCCGAAACCGGACTGCTGGCCCCGCCCAGTGGCGACCCTACGTCCATGCTCATCCAGCTTCTCGACCTGGGCGAGTTGGAAGGGGCCAGGACGGACGAGGACATCTTCCTGGGGCCCTCATCGCAGCCGCAGCCCCGTGAACGGGTGTTCGGCGGGCAGGTACTGGCCCAGTCGCTGATCGCCGGCATGCGGACGGTGGACGCGGACCGCTTTGTCCATTCCATGCATGGCTACTTCCTGAGGCCCGGCGACGCCAACAAACCCATCACCTTCGGGGTGCAGCGGCTGCGGGACGGCCGGTCCTTCTCGGCCCGCCGCGTCCACGCATATCAGGACGGCCTGCCCATCCTGTCGATGATCGCCTCCTTCCAAGACCTGGATGAAGGCCTGGATCACGAATCACAGATGCCTGCCGGCATCCCGGACCCGGAGTCGCTGCCCAGTACAGCTGAGCTGCTCGGCAAATTCGACCATCCCGTCGCGCAGCACTGGGCCTATGAACGGCCCTTCGACATCCGGCACGTGGACCCGCCCATCTACGTTTCCGCCAAGGGCCAACATGAAGCCCGGAACGCTGTCTGGATGAAGACCTTCGGGCCCATGCCGGACGACGCCAACCTGCACCGGGCCGCGCTGGCCTACGCCAGCGACTACACGTTGCTGGAATCGGTCCTGCGCCGCCACGGCCTGAGCTGGATCACCCCGGGCATGAGCGTCGCCAGCCTGGACCACGCCATGTGGTGGCACCGGCCGGCCCGGGTGGACGAGTGGCTCCTGTACGTCCAGGAATCCCCCAGCGCCCAGGGCGCCCGGGGACTCGCCACCGGGAAGATCTTCAACCGGGCCGGGCAGCACGTCGCCTCCGTGGCACAGGAGGGCATGATCCGCGTGCCCACGGATCTGAAGGACAAAGTGGTGGGGGCAGTGCAGTCCAAACTCCTGCAGCACCAGATCCGCAAGGCTGTCCGGGACTGA
- the tig gene encoding trigger factor — protein sequence MKSAVENLTPTRVKLNVEVPFEELKPSIDEAYKTVASQIQVPGFRKGKVPSKLIDQRVGRGYVLETAINEGLNGWYQAAVQESGIRPLSRPEVEITEVPDPTSTDGELKFHAEVDVRPEIELPDYAGIKVEVAAAESSDEDVDKALDELRGRFGTLKSVDRPAADGDFLTIDITATIDGAEVDSAAGLSYQVGAGTMLEGLDEAVTGLSVDEDAIFDTTLVGGDHAGESAQVKVVVKAVKERELPEADDDFAQLASEFDTLAELREDLAKQAAESKVVEQGVEARDKVLDKLVELVEVPVPDSVVEEQLEAHFKDGNGHGDGEHDTEEHREEVKANTARAFQNEIILDAIAEKEDVNVSQNELIDYIVSTASQYGMDPNQFAQIIDQSGQVPMMVSEVRRRKALAVVLGQATVTDTDGKAVDLSDFVRPGGEEEAPAVEESTEDAQAGTEATASDDPAAVKF from the coding sequence GTGAAGAGCGCTGTCGAGAACCTCACCCCCACGCGGGTCAAGCTCAATGTTGAGGTCCCCTTTGAGGAATTGAAGCCCAGCATCGACGAGGCCTACAAGACTGTTGCTTCGCAGATTCAGGTGCCTGGCTTCCGTAAGGGCAAAGTCCCCTCCAAGCTGATCGACCAGCGCGTCGGCCGCGGCTACGTCCTCGAGACCGCCATCAACGAAGGCCTCAACGGCTGGTACCAGGCTGCAGTTCAGGAATCCGGCATCCGCCCCCTGAGCCGCCCCGAGGTTGAAATCACCGAAGTTCCGGACCCCACCTCCACGGACGGGGAACTGAAGTTCCACGCCGAGGTTGATGTGCGCCCCGAGATCGAACTCCCGGACTACGCCGGAATCAAGGTCGAGGTAGCCGCTGCCGAGTCCTCTGACGAGGACGTGGACAAGGCCCTGGACGAACTGCGTGGCCGCTTCGGCACGCTCAAGTCCGTGGACCGTCCGGCTGCCGACGGTGACTTCCTCACCATCGACATCACCGCCACCATTGACGGTGCCGAGGTTGATTCCGCTGCCGGGCTGTCCTACCAGGTGGGCGCAGGCACCATGCTGGAAGGCCTCGACGAGGCAGTCACCGGCCTGAGCGTTGACGAGGATGCGATCTTCGATACCACTCTGGTGGGCGGCGACCACGCCGGCGAGTCGGCCCAGGTGAAGGTTGTCGTGAAGGCCGTCAAGGAGCGCGAGCTCCCCGAGGCTGACGACGACTTCGCCCAGCTGGCCTCCGAGTTCGACACCCTCGCCGAACTTCGCGAAGACCTGGCCAAGCAGGCCGCTGAGTCCAAGGTTGTGGAGCAGGGCGTAGAGGCCCGCGACAAGGTACTGGACAAGCTCGTTGAGCTCGTTGAGGTCCCGGTTCCGGACTCTGTGGTCGAAGAGCAGCTCGAAGCCCACTTCAAGGACGGCAACGGACACGGTGACGGCGAGCACGACACCGAGGAGCACCGCGAAGAGGTCAAGGCCAACACCGCACGCGCCTTCCAGAACGAGATCATCCTCGACGCGATCGCCGAAAAGGAAGACGTCAATGTCAGCCAGAACGAGCTGATCGACTACATCGTGTCCACGGCCAGCCAGTACGGCATGGACCCGAACCAGTTCGCCCAGATCATCGATCAGAGCGGCCAGGTTCCCATGATGGTTTCCGAGGTCCGCCGCCGCAAGGCCCTGGCTGTTGTCCTGGGCCAGGCCACGGTCACTGACACCGACGGCAAGGCCGTTGACCTCAGCGACTTCGTCCGTCCCGGCGGCGAAGAGGAAGCTCCGGCCGTGGAGGAGTCCACCGAGGACGCCCAGGCCGGCACGGAAGCCACCGCGAGCGACGACCCGGCAGCTGTGAAGTTCTAG
- a CDS encoding ATP-dependent Clp protease proteolytic subunit, with protein MATVDPAAQDNYIYNRLLKERIIWLGSEVRDDNANAICSQLLLLSAENPEKDIYLYINSPGGSVTAGMAIYDTMQFIPNDVVTVATGLAASMGQFLLSSGTKGKRYATPNARVLMHQPSGGIGGTASDIKIQAELILHMKKVMAELTADQTGQTVETILKDNDRDKWFTATEALEYGFFDKIAAHAGSVSGGGGTANGNSGEPASEK; from the coding sequence ATGGCGACCGTCGATCCGGCCGCCCAGGACAACTACATCTACAACCGGCTCCTCAAGGAGCGGATCATCTGGCTGGGCTCCGAGGTGCGCGACGACAACGCCAACGCCATCTGCTCGCAGCTGCTGCTCCTTTCCGCGGAGAACCCGGAAAAGGACATCTACCTCTACATCAACTCACCCGGCGGTTCCGTGACGGCCGGCATGGCCATCTACGACACCATGCAGTTCATCCCCAACGACGTCGTCACGGTCGCCACCGGGCTCGCAGCCTCCATGGGCCAGTTCCTGCTGTCCTCGGGCACGAAGGGCAAGCGCTACGCCACGCCCAACGCCCGCGTCCTCATGCACCAGCCCTCCGGCGGTATCGGCGGCACGGCCTCGGACATCAAGATCCAGGCCGAACTGATCCTGCACATGAAAAAGGTGATGGCTGAACTGACTGCGGACCAGACCGGCCAGACCGTGGAAACCATCCTCAAGGACAATGACCGCGACAAGTGGTTCACGGCCACCGAAGCCCTCGAGTACGGCTTCTTTGACAAGATCGCGGCCCACGCCGGTTCCGTATCCGGCGGTGGGGGAACCGCCAACGGGAACTCCGGCGAGCCGGCCTCCGAGAAGTAA
- the pepN gene encoding aminopeptidase N, with product MNLTRAEARERAELINVDSYEVALDLTRGGQVFGTTTTVKFTAVPGSSTFIDAVTHAVHSVTLNGLALDPATVSDGIRIQLPDLAATNELTVVADAPYMNTGEGLHRFVDPVDGEVYLYTQFEVPDSRRMFAVFEQPDLKGTFAFTVTAPSGWDVISNSPTPAPVEAAPGDDGGARSVWAFAPTPRLSSYVTALIAGPYQSVRGDVTSSDGRVVPLGVFARKSLMQYLDADNIFELTRQGFEFFEAQFGVAYPFEKYDQLFVPEFNAGAMENAGAVTILEGYVFRSKVTGAQIERRAITVLHELAHMWFGDLVTMRWWNDLWLNESFAEYMSHLAAVENTSFTSAWTTFASVEKSWAYRQDQLPTTHPIFAEINDLQDVEVNFDGITYAKGASVLRQLVAWVGPEQFMAGVREYFAKHAWQNTELSDLMAELEKASGRDLDQWGRLWLETAGVNTLTPELDVDGSGTLTSFSIVQSAVAEWPTIRPHRLAVGFYNLTAAGKLERVHREELDVDGERTEVPGLVGLTQPDLILVNDDDLAYAKVRLDGKSLATATAHLKDFSASLPRTLVWNSAWDAARDGQAPARGYVQLVLANVAAESDSSVILVQLRQLATTLNFYVAEEHRAATTVAAVDTLWDLASAAAGGSDAQLQFVKSFALLASSGAQLDTVAGLLDGSVELDGLAVDQDLRWELLASLVAGGRRGQGEIDAELERDNTASGQNAAALAKAAIPTPEAKAAAWESIVVKGELSNALQGSAVTGFMRVLDRTLLEPYSEKYFEAVPGIVADRTHALAQQIVVGLYPALLTTQATVDRTDAFLAGLPADSSALRRMMLENRDGVARALRARAADVLPGDA from the coding sequence ATGAACCTGACTCGCGCCGAAGCCCGCGAGCGTGCCGAACTCATCAACGTTGACTCCTACGAGGTTGCACTGGACCTCACCAGGGGCGGGCAGGTCTTCGGGACCACCACCACGGTGAAGTTCACGGCCGTGCCGGGCTCCTCCACTTTCATTGACGCCGTTACTCACGCTGTGCACAGCGTCACCCTCAACGGGCTGGCACTGGACCCGGCCACTGTTTCCGACGGCATCCGGATCCAACTGCCGGACCTGGCGGCAACAAATGAGCTGACGGTCGTGGCTGACGCGCCGTACATGAACACCGGCGAAGGCCTGCACCGGTTCGTTGATCCGGTGGACGGCGAGGTCTACCTGTACACCCAGTTCGAGGTGCCCGATTCGCGGCGCATGTTCGCGGTCTTCGAACAGCCGGACCTGAAGGGCACCTTCGCCTTCACCGTCACGGCGCCCTCGGGCTGGGATGTCATCTCGAACTCCCCCACCCCCGCGCCCGTGGAAGCCGCCCCGGGGGACGACGGCGGCGCGCGGTCCGTGTGGGCGTTCGCCCCCACCCCGCGGCTGTCCTCATACGTCACCGCGCTCATCGCCGGCCCGTACCAGTCGGTCCGCGGCGATGTGACCAGCTCCGACGGCCGGGTGGTCCCGCTGGGCGTTTTCGCCAGGAAATCGCTGATGCAGTACCTGGATGCGGACAACATCTTTGAGCTGACGCGGCAGGGCTTTGAATTCTTTGAGGCCCAGTTCGGCGTCGCGTATCCGTTCGAAAAGTACGACCAGCTGTTCGTCCCCGAGTTCAACGCGGGCGCCATGGAGAACGCCGGTGCCGTGACCATCCTCGAAGGCTATGTGTTCCGCAGTAAGGTCACCGGCGCGCAGATCGAACGCCGCGCCATCACGGTGCTGCACGAGCTCGCCCACATGTGGTTCGGCGACCTTGTGACCATGCGCTGGTGGAACGATCTTTGGCTCAATGAGTCCTTCGCCGAATACATGTCGCACCTCGCCGCGGTGGAAAACACGTCCTTCACCAGCGCGTGGACCACGTTCGCTTCGGTGGAGAAATCCTGGGCCTACCGCCAGGACCAGCTGCCCACCACCCACCCGATCTTCGCCGAAATCAATGATCTGCAGGACGTGGAGGTCAACTTCGACGGCATCACTTACGCCAAGGGCGCCTCGGTGCTGCGCCAGCTCGTGGCCTGGGTGGGACCGGAGCAGTTCATGGCCGGCGTCCGCGAATACTTCGCCAAGCACGCCTGGCAGAACACCGAGCTCAGCGACCTCATGGCGGAGCTGGAGAAGGCCAGCGGCCGCGACCTGGACCAGTGGGGCCGGCTCTGGCTGGAGACGGCCGGCGTCAACACGCTCACGCCGGAACTCGATGTGGACGGTTCCGGCACCCTGACATCCTTCAGCATCGTCCAGTCCGCCGTGGCGGAGTGGCCCACCATCCGCCCGCACCGGCTGGCCGTGGGGTTCTACAACCTGACTGCCGCAGGCAAGCTGGAACGCGTTCACCGCGAAGAGCTCGACGTGGACGGCGAGCGCACCGAGGTGCCCGGGCTGGTCGGGCTGACGCAGCCGGACCTGATCCTGGTCAACGATGACGACCTCGCCTACGCCAAGGTCCGGCTGGACGGGAAGTCACTGGCCACGGCCACGGCACATTTGAAGGATTTCAGCGCCAGCCTTCCCCGCACGCTGGTCTGGAACTCCGCCTGGGATGCGGCCCGCGACGGCCAGGCCCCGGCGCGCGGATATGTGCAGCTGGTCCTGGCGAATGTGGCGGCCGAGTCCGATTCGTCCGTCATTCTGGTCCAGCTGCGCCAGCTGGCCACCACCCTGAATTTCTACGTTGCCGAGGAACACCGCGCCGCCACCACCGTTGCGGCGGTGGACACGCTGTGGGATCTGGCCAGTGCGGCAGCAGGCGGCTCGGACGCCCAGCTTCAGTTTGTGAAGTCGTTCGCCCTGCTGGCGTCCAGCGGCGCCCAGCTGGACACCGTCGCCGGCCTGCTGGACGGCTCGGTGGAGCTTGACGGGCTGGCGGTGGACCAGGACCTGCGCTGGGAACTGCTCGCCTCGCTGGTGGCGGGGGGCCGCCGGGGCCAGGGCGAGATCGACGCGGAGCTGGAGCGCGACAACACCGCCAGCGGGCAGAATGCCGCAGCGTTGGCAAAGGCCGCAATTCCCACTCCCGAGGCCAAGGCCGCGGCCTGGGAGTCGATCGTGGTCAAGGGAGAGCTCTCCAATGCGCTGCAGGGATCGGCCGTCACCGGCTTTATGCGCGTCCTGGACCGGACATTGCTGGAGCCGTACTCGGAAAAGTACTTCGAGGCCGTTCCCGGCATCGTGGCGGACCGCACCCACGCACTGGCCCAGCAGATCGTCGTCGGGCTTTACCCGGCGCTGCTGACCACGCAGGCCACGGTGGACCGCACGGACGCGTTTCTTGCCGGTCTCCCGGCGGACAGCTCGGCGCTGCGGCGGATGATGCTGGAAAATCGCGACGGCGTGGCCCGGGCCCTGCGGGCACGCGCGGCTGACGTCCTCCCGGGCGATGCGTAA
- a CDS encoding IS630 family transposase, protein MANIAPALVVSDSQRALLEVLAKSQTASHREVQRAQVLLMAAEGLANDSIAKVAGLSPGTVRSWRARFEAEGLAHLGEVRAGRGRKPVIPQSKIDEIVDLTRNSKPEGHTHWSVRTMAAKVGVSPAQVQRIWAARGLKPHLVDTFKLSNDPKFEEKLIDVVGLYLNPPEKAIVLCMDEKSSIQALDRTQPSLPMTKGRAETMTHDYKRNGTTTLFAALDVATGKVIGSCLPKHRHEEFLVFLKTINKEVPRGLDVHLILDNYATHKHPDVKAWLVRNPRFQLHFTPTSSSWLNLVERWFRELTDKALRRGAFHSVPDLITKIEEYLAAHNTEPKPLVWTTTADSILKKVARGRVALETIKQN, encoded by the coding sequence ATGGCGAACATTGCTCCTGCTTTGGTGGTTTCTGATTCCCAGCGTGCTTTGTTGGAGGTGCTCGCGAAGTCGCAGACGGCGTCCCATCGCGAGGTTCAGCGGGCGCAGGTGTTGTTGATGGCCGCGGAGGGGTTGGCCAATGATTCGATCGCGAAGGTTGCCGGGCTGAGTCCGGGGACGGTCAGGTCGTGGCGGGCCCGGTTCGAGGCAGAAGGCTTGGCCCACTTGGGCGAGGTGCGTGCCGGGCGTGGCCGCAAGCCGGTCATTCCACAGTCCAAGATCGATGAAATCGTTGATCTGACGCGCAATTCCAAGCCCGAAGGACACACGCACTGGTCGGTGCGGACGATGGCCGCGAAGGTGGGTGTGTCCCCGGCGCAGGTTCAGCGGATCTGGGCGGCCCGGGGCTTGAAACCACACCTCGTGGATACTTTCAAGCTCTCCAACGATCCGAAGTTTGAGGAAAAACTCATCGATGTCGTTGGTCTGTATCTGAACCCGCCGGAGAAGGCGATCGTGCTGTGCATGGACGAGAAATCCTCGATCCAGGCCCTGGACCGCACCCAGCCGTCCCTTCCGATGACGAAGGGCCGGGCCGAAACAATGACCCATGACTACAAACGCAACGGCACCACCACCTTGTTCGCCGCCCTGGACGTGGCCACCGGAAAAGTCATCGGCTCGTGCCTGCCCAAGCACCGGCACGAGGAATTCCTGGTGTTCCTCAAAACCATCAACAAGGAAGTCCCGCGCGGTTTGGACGTCCATCTGATCCTGGACAACTACGCCACCCACAAACACCCGGACGTGAAGGCCTGGCTGGTCAGAAATCCGAGGTTCCAGCTACATTTCACCCCCACCTCATCCTCGTGGCTGAACCTGGTCGAGCGCTGGTTCAGGGAACTGACCGACAAGGCATTACGCCGCGGTGCGTTCCATTCGGTACCGGATCTGATCACCAAAATCGAGGAGTACCTCGCCGCCCACAACACCGAACCCAAGCCCCTGGTATGGACCACGACCGCAGACTCAATCCTTAAGAAAGTAGCCCGCGGCCGCGTCGCCCTCGAGACCATCAAACAAAACTGA
- a CDS encoding OsmC family protein, with translation MSLSQHHYSLAVQWTGNLGEGTSSYRGYSRDHDIVIPGLPVLKGSADPTFHGDRDRYNPEQLLLAALAQCHMLSFLHVAVRHGVVVTGYRDEATGRLRLNQDGSGQFESVTLNPQVTVADEAHVALAEQMHREANQVCFIARSVNFPVLHSPVTVASRPPN, from the coding sequence ATGAGCCTGAGCCAGCACCACTACTCGTTGGCGGTCCAGTGGACCGGAAACCTGGGCGAGGGGACCTCGTCCTACCGCGGCTACTCACGCGACCACGACATCGTGATCCCCGGACTGCCGGTCCTCAAGGGGTCGGCCGATCCGACGTTCCATGGGGACCGCGACAGGTACAACCCCGAGCAGCTGTTGCTGGCGGCGCTGGCGCAGTGCCACATGCTGTCCTTCCTGCATGTGGCGGTCCGGCACGGGGTGGTTGTCACCGGCTACCGGGACGAGGCCACGGGACGTCTTCGGCTGAACCAGGACGGCAGCGGCCAGTTCGAGTCCGTCACGCTGAACCCGCAGGTCACCGTGGCCGACGAGGCGCACGTGGCTCTGGCGGAGCAAATGCACCGGGAAGCCAACCAGGTCTGCTTTATCGCCCGGAGCGTCAACTTCCCGGTGCTGCACTCCCCGGTGACCGTAGCGTCCCGCCCGCCCAACTAG
- a CDS encoding globin, whose protein sequence is MTIPVEPQRPRQLMQNDPFSKPGYTDNFYDAVGGHETFVRLIDVFYDGVATDTLLRPMYPEEDLGPAKRRFRMFLEQYWGGPTTYGEERGHPRLRMRHVPFRVTPEAKERWLFHMRAAVDSLELPPLYEGTLWDYMERAALSMVNSPSEG, encoded by the coding sequence ATGACCATACCCGTCGAACCGCAGCGGCCACGCCAGCTCATGCAGAATGATCCGTTCAGCAAACCCGGCTACACCGACAACTTCTATGACGCCGTGGGCGGCCACGAGACCTTCGTGCGGCTGATAGATGTGTTCTACGACGGCGTGGCCACCGACACGCTGTTGCGCCCGATGTACCCGGAAGAGGATCTTGGCCCCGCCAAGCGACGCTTCCGGATGTTCCTGGAACAGTACTGGGGAGGGCCCACCACGTACGGCGAAGAACGTGGACACCCGCGTCTGCGGATGCGGCACGTGCCGTTCCGGGTTACCCCTGAGGCCAAGGAACGCTGGCTGTTCCACATGCGGGCGGCGGTGGACTCCCTGGAGCTGCCGCCCTTGTACGAGGGAACGCTTTGGGACTATATGGAGCGTGCCGCCCTGTCCATGGTGAACAGCCCGTCCGAAGGCTAG
- a CDS encoding Fpg/Nei family DNA glycosylase: MPEGHSVRRLAQQFGDVFTGEPLTVSSPQGRFADGAALLDGQVLTDSRAHGKHLFLHFDHAVVLHVHLGLYGAWDFGGDDTFRGASSIGAPRKVGESELFEDVAAVEYAGPPEPKGAVRVRLVSRHGWADLRGATTCAAITEAEARAVLARLGPDPLRNLPEDKERFVTGVLSRKTPVAALLMDQKVIAGVGNVYRAEVLFRQRINPWLPGNTLSAGAAGQLWDDTAAVMADGVRDGRIITTPAVYWEEGAVLPAGEDAHFVYKREGLPCRVCATTVAVSELVGRKLYWCPGCQA, encoded by the coding sequence GTGCCGGAGGGGCATTCAGTCCGCCGCCTGGCGCAGCAGTTCGGTGACGTGTTCACCGGCGAACCGTTGACGGTCAGCAGCCCCCAGGGCCGCTTCGCCGACGGCGCCGCGCTCCTGGACGGCCAGGTGCTCACCGACTCCCGGGCCCACGGCAAGCACCTCTTCCTGCATTTTGACCATGCCGTGGTGCTGCATGTCCACCTGGGTTTGTACGGCGCCTGGGATTTTGGCGGTGACGACACCTTCCGAGGCGCCTCCAGCATCGGCGCGCCCCGGAAGGTCGGGGAGAGCGAACTGTTTGAGGACGTGGCGGCGGTCGAGTACGCCGGGCCGCCCGAACCGAAAGGCGCCGTCCGCGTCCGGCTCGTGAGCCGGCACGGGTGGGCGGACCTCCGCGGCGCCACGACCTGCGCCGCCATCACCGAGGCCGAGGCGCGCGCCGTCCTGGCCAGGCTCGGGCCTGACCCGCTGCGGAACCTGCCCGAGGACAAGGAACGCTTCGTGACGGGCGTGTTGTCGCGGAAGACGCCCGTCGCCGCGCTGCTGATGGACCAGAAGGTGATAGCCGGCGTCGGCAACGTTTACCGGGCCGAGGTGCTCTTCCGCCAGCGGATCAATCCCTGGCTTCCAGGCAACACCTTATCCGCCGGTGCTGCCGGACAGTTGTGGGACGACACCGCCGCCGTGATGGCCGACGGCGTCCGCGACGGGCGGATCATCACCACACCGGCGGTGTACTGGGAGGAAGGGGCGGTGCTGCCCGCGGGGGAGGACGCGCATTTTGTGTACAAGCGGGAGGGGCTTCCGTGCAGGGTCTGCGCCACGACGGTGGCGGTCTCGGAACTGGTTGGCCGCAAGCTGTACTGGTGCCCCGGCTGCCAGGCATAG
- a CDS encoding ribose-5-phosphate isomerase — protein sequence MTSSPAFPRVHIATDHAGMELSAHLVTHLTAKGYDVVDHGPKVYDAQDDYPSFCINAALAVVADQQAGVHALGIVLGGSGNGEQIAANKVKGVRAALAWNHSTATLAREHNDANVVAVGGRQHTVEEATELIEAFLAEPFSNDERHVRRIGKIAAYEATGEVIE from the coding sequence GTGACTTCTTCCCCTGCCTTCCCGCGGGTACACATCGCCACCGACCACGCAGGCATGGAACTCAGCGCCCACCTGGTCACCCACCTCACGGCCAAGGGCTACGACGTGGTGGACCATGGCCCCAAGGTCTACGACGCGCAGGATGACTACCCGTCCTTCTGCATCAACGCAGCGCTCGCCGTCGTGGCGGACCAGCAGGCGGGCGTCCATGCCCTGGGCATCGTGCTGGGCGGTTCGGGCAACGGCGAACAGATCGCGGCCAACAAGGTCAAGGGTGTCCGCGCGGCACTTGCCTGGAACCACTCCACCGCAACGCTGGCGCGTGAACACAACGACGCGAACGTCGTGGCGGTCGGCGGCCGCCAGCACACGGTGGAGGAAGCCACCGAGCTGATCGAAGCCTTCCTCGCGGAGCCGTTCAGCAACGACGAGCGGCACGTGCGGCGGATCGGCAAAATCGCGGCGTATGAGGCCACCGGCGAGGTCATCGAGTAG
- a CDS encoding ATP-dependent Clp protease proteolytic subunit, with translation MTYNFGSTAGNLPTSRYVLPQFEERTPYGFKRQDPYTKLFEDRIIFLGVQIDDASADDVMAQLLVLESTDPDRDITLYINSPGGSFTAMTAIYDTMTYIRPEIQTVCLGQAASAAAVILAAGTPGKRLALPNARVLIHQPALSGGQGGQASDLEIQAAEVMRMRSWLEDTLAQHSGRTPEQVNNDIERDKILTAAEALDYGLIDQVLDSRKMKPQALAR, from the coding sequence ATGACTTACAACTTCGGATCGACTGCCGGTAATCTTCCGACCAGCCGCTACGTACTTCCCCAGTTCGAAGAGCGCACACCGTACGGCTTCAAACGCCAGGACCCGTACACCAAACTGTTCGAGGACCGCATCATCTTCCTCGGGGTCCAGATTGACGACGCCTCGGCGGACGACGTCATGGCCCAGCTGCTGGTGCTCGAGTCCACGGACCCGGACCGCGACATCACGCTCTACATCAACTCCCCGGGCGGCTCCTTCACGGCCATGACGGCGATCTACGACACCATGACGTACATCCGGCCGGAGATCCAGACGGTCTGCCTCGGCCAGGCCGCCAGTGCCGCCGCCGTCATCCTGGCCGCCGGCACGCCGGGCAAGCGCCTGGCCCTGCCCAACGCCCGCGTCCTGATCCACCAGCCCGCGCTCTCCGGCGGTCAGGGCGGACAGGCCTCCGACCTCGAGATCCAGGCCGCTGAGGTCATGCGGATGCGCTCCTGGCTTGAGGACACGCTGGCCCAGCACTCGGGCCGCACCCCTGAGCAGGTCAACAACGATATTGAACGCGACAAGATCCTGACGGCAGCCGAGGCCCTTGACTACGGCCTCATCGACCAGGTGCTTGACTCCCGCAAGATGAAACCGCAGGCACTCGCCCGCTAG
- a CDS encoding mechanosensitive ion channel family protein yields the protein MFSMLSILPSAASKPDGISITGIVISLGVGIAVWLVATFVISRITKRVASGSNFFKKAHFKWVAPAIRALDHERRVQRAETIGSLLNSIVGVLVAVITSMYVLQNLDINIAPLLTSVGILGVAIGFGAQQLIRDFLAGIFITIEDQYGIGDVIETSEVVGVVESMGLRITRVRSEDGAIWYLRNGEILRVGNRSQGTYVPAEVPDAGAEAALHEPATNTETKKTDQKAGE from the coding sequence ATGTTCAGCATGCTCTCGATCCTTCCATCCGCCGCCAGTAAGCCCGACGGCATCAGCATCACAGGAATCGTGATCAGCCTCGGGGTGGGCATTGCTGTCTGGCTGGTGGCGACGTTCGTCATTTCCCGGATCACCAAGCGGGTGGCTTCGGGAAGTAACTTCTTCAAGAAGGCGCACTTCAAGTGGGTTGCCCCGGCCATCCGGGCCCTGGACCATGAGCGCCGGGTGCAGCGCGCCGAGACCATCGGTTCGCTTCTGAACAGCATCGTGGGCGTGCTGGTGGCCGTCATCACCAGCATGTATGTGCTGCAGAACCTGGACATCAATATCGCGCCGCTGCTGACCAGCGTGGGGATCCTGGGTGTTGCCATCGGTTTCGGCGCCCAACAGCTGATCCGCGACTTCCTCGCCGGCATCTTCATCACCATTGAGGATCAGTACGGGATCGGTGACGTCATCGAAACCAGCGAGGTGGTGGGTGTCGTCGAGTCCATGGGCCTGCGCATCACCCGCGTCCGCTCCGAGGACGGTGCCATTTGGTACCTCCGGAACGGTGAAATCCTGCGTGTGGGCAACCGTTCGCAAGGAACCTACGTGCCGGCCGAGGTACCGGATGCCGGCGCCGAGGCCGCCTTGCACGAACCGGCCACAAACACAGAGACTAAGAAGACTGACCAGAAGGCGGGAGAATAG